The following proteins are encoded in a genomic region of Nocardioides renjunii:
- a CDS encoding metal-sulfur cluster assembly factor, with the protein MTESTHQQLDHSDLPEVPEAVAGGGTSTVTVDDVTEAMKDVVDPELGINVVDLGLVYGVHLDEHSNAVLDMTLTSAACPLTDVITDQTESALEGLVGDVAINWVWMPPWGPDKITEDGREQLRALGFNV; encoded by the coding sequence ATGACCGAGTCCACCCACCAGCAGCTCGACCACAGCGACCTTCCCGAGGTCCCCGAGGCCGTCGCGGGCGGCGGCACGTCGACGGTGACCGTCGACGACGTCACCGAGGCGATGAAGGACGTCGTCGACCCCGAGCTGGGGATCAACGTCGTCGACCTCGGCCTCGTCTACGGCGTGCACCTCGACGAGCACAGCAACGCGGTGCTCGACATGACGCTCACCTCGGCCGCGTGCCCGCTGACCGACGTCATCACCGACCAGACCGAGTCCGCGCTGGAGGGCCTGGTCGGCGACGTCGCCATCAACTGGGTCTGGATGCCGCCGTGGGGCCCGGACAAGATCACCGAGGACGGCCGCGAGCAGCTGCGGGCCCTCGGCTTCAACGTCTGA
- the sufU gene encoding Fe-S cluster assembly sulfur transfer protein SufU has protein sequence MSNDLDSLYQEIILDHYKNPHHRGLRDPFESEVHHVNPTCGDEVTLRVHLSDTARGRLVEDVSYHAVGCSISQASASVLTDLVIGKPVDEAMSIHQSFLELMQGKGQVEPDEDVLEDGIAFAGVAKFPARVKCALLSWMAWKDATAQAQSQSAETQSVPTEGETR, from the coding sequence ATGAGCAACGACCTCGACTCGCTCTACCAGGAGATCATCCTGGACCACTACAAGAACCCGCACCACAGGGGCCTGCGCGACCCGTTCGAGTCCGAGGTGCACCACGTCAACCCGACCTGCGGTGACGAGGTCACCCTGCGCGTGCACCTGTCCGACACGGCGCGAGGCCGGCTCGTCGAGGACGTGTCCTACCACGCCGTCGGCTGCTCGATCTCGCAGGCGTCCGCCTCCGTGCTGACCGACCTCGTCATCGGCAAGCCCGTCGACGAGGCGATGTCGATCCACCAGAGCTTCCTCGAGCTCATGCAGGGCAAGGGACAGGTGGAGCCGGACGAGGACGTCCTCGAGGACGGGATCGCGTTCGCCGGCGTCGCCAAGTTCCCCGCGCGCGTGAAGTGCGCCCTGCTGTCCTGGATGGCGTGGAAGGACGCGACCGCCCAGGCCCAGAGCCAGTCCGCAGAGACCCAGTCGGTGCCCACCGAAGGAGAGACCCGATGA
- a CDS encoding cysteine desulfurase, with translation MHGLLPDLDVIRKDFPILERTLAGGVPLVYLDSANTSQKPQVVIDTMVDHLERHNANIARAMHQLGAESTEAYEGARDKVASFLNAPSRNEVVFTKNATEALNLLARTIELGPGDNVVITEMEHHSNIVSWQLACERSGAELRWFGLTDEGQLDLGNADQLVDENTKVLAFTWVSNMLGTINPVVDLVSRARAAGAISVIDASQAAPQLPIDVQAVGCDFLVFTGHKVCGPTGIGVLWGREELLNTLPPFHGGGEMIETVTMARSTYARAPHRFEAGTPPIVEAVGLGCALDYLDHIGLESIHAHEQAITAYALEGLQSVPGLTVLGPLDVTQRGGAVSFELEGVHPHDIAQVLDSRGVAVRAGHHCAKPAHARFGVQSSTRMSSYLYTTPAEIDALVEALHQTRSYFKVA, from the coding sequence ATGCACGGACTGCTGCCGGACCTCGACGTGATCCGCAAGGACTTCCCGATCCTCGAGCGCACGCTCGCGGGCGGGGTGCCGCTGGTCTACCTCGACAGCGCCAACACCTCGCAGAAGCCCCAGGTCGTCATCGACACGATGGTCGACCACCTCGAGCGCCACAACGCCAACATCGCCCGCGCCATGCACCAGCTCGGCGCGGAGTCGACCGAGGCCTACGAGGGCGCGCGCGACAAGGTGGCGAGCTTCCTCAACGCGCCGTCGCGCAACGAGGTCGTCTTCACCAAGAACGCCACCGAGGCGCTCAACCTGCTCGCCCGCACGATCGAGCTCGGCCCCGGCGACAACGTCGTCATCACCGAGATGGAGCACCACTCCAACATCGTGTCGTGGCAGCTCGCCTGCGAGCGGTCCGGTGCCGAGCTGCGCTGGTTCGGGCTGACCGACGAGGGCCAGCTCGACCTGGGCAACGCCGACCAGCTGGTGGACGAGAACACCAAGGTGCTGGCGTTCACCTGGGTGTCCAACATGCTCGGCACGATCAACCCGGTCGTCGACCTGGTCTCCCGCGCCCGCGCGGCCGGCGCGATCTCGGTGATCGACGCCTCCCAGGCCGCCCCGCAGCTGCCGATCGACGTCCAGGCGGTCGGGTGCGACTTCCTGGTCTTCACCGGCCACAAGGTCTGCGGGCCGACCGGGATCGGCGTGCTGTGGGGTCGCGAGGAGCTGCTCAACACGCTCCCGCCCTTCCACGGCGGCGGCGAGATGATCGAGACGGTCACCATGGCGCGCTCGACGTACGCCAGGGCGCCGCACCGCTTCGAGGCCGGCACGCCGCCGATCGTCGAGGCGGTCGGGCTCGGGTGCGCGCTGGACTACCTCGACCACATCGGCCTGGAGTCCATCCACGCCCACGAGCAGGCCATCACGGCGTACGCCCTCGAGGGGCTGCAGTCCGTGCCGGGCCTGACGGTCCTCGGCCCGCTCGACGTGACCCAGCGCGGCGGTGCCGTGTCGTTCGAGCTCGAGGGCGTCCACCCCCACGACATCGCGCAGGTGCTCGACTCGCGCGGCGTGGCGGTGCGTGCCGGTCACCACTGCGCCAAGCCGGCGCACGCCCGCTTCGGCGTGCAGAGCTCGACCCGGATGTCGTCCTACCTTTACACGACGCCGGCCGAGATCGACGCGCTCGTCGAGGCGCTCCACCAGACCCGCAGCTACTTCAAGGTGGCCTGA
- the sufC gene encoding Fe-S cluster assembly ATPase SufC, whose product MSKLVITDLHVTVDTEDGPKEILKGVTLTINDGETHAIMGPNGSGKSTLAYSIAGHPKYTITGGSVTLDGQDVLSLSVDERARAGLFLAMQYPVEVPGVSVSNFLRTAKTAIDGEAPKLRTWVKDVNAALQQLNLDSSFGTRNVNENFSGGEKKRHEIAQLELLDPKVAVLDETDSGLDIDALKVVSEGVNRFRAREGKGVLLITHYTRILRYIEPDHVHVFVDGKVAESGGKELADELEANGYVKYVKTVTA is encoded by the coding sequence ATGAGCAAGCTCGTCATCACCGACCTCCACGTCACCGTCGACACCGAGGACGGCCCCAAGGAGATCCTCAAGGGCGTCACCCTCACCATCAACGACGGCGAGACCCACGCGATCATGGGCCCCAACGGGTCGGGGAAGTCGACGCTGGCCTACTCCATTGCCGGCCACCCCAAGTACACGATCACCGGCGGCTCGGTGACCCTCGACGGCCAGGACGTCCTGTCCCTGTCGGTCGACGAGCGCGCCCGCGCCGGCCTGTTCCTCGCCATGCAGTACCCCGTCGAGGTCCCCGGCGTCTCGGTGTCGAACTTCCTGCGCACCGCCAAGACCGCGATCGACGGCGAGGCCCCCAAGCTCCGCACCTGGGTCAAGGACGTCAACGCCGCGCTCCAACAGCTCAACCTCGACTCGTCGTTCGGCACCCGCAACGTCAACGAGAACTTCTCCGGCGGTGAGAAGAAGCGCCACGAGATCGCGCAGCTCGAGCTGCTCGACCCCAAGGTCGCCGTGCTCGACGAGACCGACTCCGGCCTCGACATCGACGCCCTCAAGGTCGTCTCCGAGGGCGTCAACCGCTTCCGCGCGCGGGAGGGCAAGGGCGTCCTGCTCATCACCCACTACACCCGCATCCTGCGCTACATCGAGCCCGACCACGTGCACGTGTTCGTCGACGGCAAGGTGGCCGAGTCCGGCGGCAAGGAGCTCGCCGACGAGCTCGAGGCCAACGGCTACGTCAAGTACGTCAAGACCGTCACCGCCTGA
- a CDS encoding non-heme iron oxygenase ferredoxin subunit, with the protein MGFERACALDEVPADQALAVTLGRHEIAIARDGDEVFAIENLCSHAEVALSEGEVATNDGGCQIECWLHGSMFDLRTGKPTNLPATEPVATFPVDVRGTDVYVDTETTLNGVTPA; encoded by the coding sequence ATGGGCTTCGAGCGCGCGTGCGCGCTGGACGAGGTCCCCGCCGACCAGGCGCTGGCCGTGACCCTCGGCCGCCACGAGATCGCCATCGCCCGTGACGGCGACGAGGTCTTCGCCATCGAGAACCTCTGCAGCCACGCCGAGGTCGCCCTCAGCGAGGGCGAGGTCGCCACCAACGACGGCGGCTGCCAGATCGAGTGCTGGCTGCACGGGTCGATGTTCGACCTTCGCACCGGCAAGCCCACCAACCTCCCCGCGACCGAGCCGGTCGCCACCTTCCCGGTCGACGTGCGCGGCACCGACGTCTACGTCGACACCGAGACCACCCTGAACGGAGTCACCCCCGCATGA
- the sufD gene encoding Fe-S cluster assembly protein SufD — translation MTVTTESVRSALEQTPEQVRVESHLHPVGSYDVADHEVPTGREEIWRFTPLKRLRGLHADAEFMRPATSATWNTPDGVRIEVVSGDEARGLRGISGLVPNTRWAARVLAEVPASLLVDVPAETEVAEPIVVDLDGTDVLVTEAGHVALRFGAHSKAIVVLNHTGSSTVAAVVEIAVGDGADVTVVSIQDWADDAVHLSHHQARVGRDASYRHAAISFGGDLVRMDANVTYDGPGGSAELLGLYFADAGQHIEHRIFADHTAPRTKSNAIYKGALQGEKAHTVWVGNVLIRKVAEGIETYEENRNLVLTDGCQADSIPNLEIETGEIEGAGHASATARFDDEHLFYLQSRGISEQEAQRLVVHGFFNDLIRKVGVPSIEDRLLTTVEAELAKNVLKGGVLGTGA, via the coding sequence GTGACAGTCACCACCGAATCCGTCCGCTCCGCGCTGGAGCAGACCCCCGAGCAGGTCCGGGTGGAGAGCCACCTCCACCCGGTCGGCTCGTACGACGTCGCCGACCACGAGGTCCCGACGGGCCGCGAGGAGATCTGGCGCTTCACGCCGCTCAAGCGGCTCAGGGGCCTGCACGCCGACGCCGAGTTCATGCGGCCGGCGACCTCGGCCACGTGGAACACCCCCGACGGCGTCCGCATCGAGGTCGTCTCCGGCGACGAGGCCCGCGGCCTGCGCGGCATCTCCGGCCTGGTCCCCAACACCCGCTGGGCCGCCCGCGTCCTGGCCGAGGTGCCTGCGAGCCTGCTGGTCGACGTGCCCGCCGAGACCGAGGTCGCCGAGCCGATCGTCGTCGACCTCGACGGCACGGACGTCTTGGTGACCGAGGCCGGGCACGTGGCGCTGCGCTTCGGCGCCCACAGCAAGGCGATCGTCGTGCTCAACCACACCGGCTCCTCGACCGTCGCCGCGGTCGTCGAGATCGCCGTGGGGGACGGGGCCGACGTCACCGTCGTCTCGATCCAGGACTGGGCCGACGACGCCGTCCACCTGTCGCACCACCAGGCGCGGGTCGGTCGCGACGCGAGCTACCGGCACGCGGCCATCTCCTTCGGCGGCGACCTGGTCCGGATGGACGCCAACGTGACCTACGACGGTCCCGGCGGCTCGGCCGAGCTGCTCGGCCTTTACTTCGCCGACGCCGGCCAGCACATCGAGCACCGGATCTTCGCCGACCACACCGCCCCGCGCACGAAGTCCAACGCCATCTACAAGGGCGCGCTGCAGGGCGAGAAGGCGCACACCGTCTGGGTCGGCAACGTCCTGATCCGCAAGGTCGCCGAGGGCATCGAGACCTACGAGGAGAACCGCAACCTGGTCCTCACCGACGGCTGCCAGGCCGACTCGATCCCCAACCTCGAGATCGAGACCGGCGAGATCGAGGGCGCCGGCCACGCCTCCGCGACGGCGCGCTTCGACGACGAGCACCTGTTCTACCTGCAGTCGCGCGGCATCTCCGAGCAGGAGGCGCAGCGCCTGGTGGTGCACGGCTTCTTCAACGACCTCATCCGCAAGGTCGGCGTCCCCTCGATCGAGGACCGGCTGCTGACCACCGTCGAGGCCGAGCTCGCCAAGAACGTCCTCAAGGGCGGCGTCCTCGGGACGGGTGCCTGA
- the sufB gene encoding Fe-S cluster assembly protein SufB yields the protein MTQNLSIEDLNPELKGIGRYEFGWADKDDAGAGAKRGLNEDVVRDISGKKSEPQWMLDLRLKGLKLFHRKPMPTWGSDLSTIDFDNIKYFVRSSEKQATSWEELPEDIKNTYDKLGIPEAEKQRLVAGVAAQYESEVVYHSIREDLEEKGVIFVDTDTALKEHEELFKEYFGTVIPVGDNKFSALNTSVWSGGSFIYVPKGVHVDIPLQAYFRINTENMGQFERTLIIADEDSYVHYVEGCTAPIYSSDSLHSAVVEIIVKKGARVRYTTIQNWSNNVYNLVTKRATCEAGATMEWVDGNIGSKVTMKYPAIYLMGEHAKGETLSIAFAGEGQHQDAGAKMVHAAPHTSSSILSKSVARGGGRTSYRGLIQVNEGAHGSKSNVLCDALLVDQISRSDTYPYVDIREDDVSMGHEASVSKVSDDQLFYLMSRGMEQDEAMAMIVRGFVEPIAKELPMEYALELNRLIELQMEGAVG from the coding sequence ATGACCCAGAACCTGAGCATCGAAGACCTCAACCCCGAGCTCAAGGGCATCGGGCGCTACGAGTTCGGCTGGGCCGACAAGGACGACGCCGGCGCCGGCGCGAAGCGCGGCCTCAACGAGGACGTCGTGCGCGACATCTCCGGCAAGAAGTCCGAGCCGCAGTGGATGCTCGACCTGCGCCTCAAGGGCCTCAAGCTCTTCCACCGCAAGCCCATGCCCACGTGGGGCTCGGACCTGTCGACGATCGACTTCGACAACATCAAGTACTTCGTGCGCTCCAGCGAGAAGCAGGCCACGTCCTGGGAGGAGCTGCCCGAGGACATCAAGAACACCTACGACAAGCTCGGCATCCCCGAGGCGGAGAAGCAGCGCCTCGTCGCGGGCGTCGCCGCGCAGTACGAGTCGGAGGTCGTCTACCACTCGATCCGCGAGGACCTCGAGGAGAAGGGCGTCATCTTCGTCGACACCGACACCGCGCTGAAGGAGCACGAGGAGCTCTTCAAGGAGTACTTCGGCACCGTCATCCCGGTCGGTGACAACAAGTTCTCCGCGCTCAACACCTCGGTGTGGTCCGGCGGCTCGTTCATCTACGTGCCCAAGGGCGTCCACGTCGACATCCCGCTGCAGGCCTACTTCCGGATCAACACCGAGAACATGGGCCAGTTCGAGCGGACGCTGATCATCGCGGACGAGGACTCCTACGTGCACTACGTCGAGGGCTGCACCGCGCCGATCTACTCCTCGGACTCGCTGCACTCCGCGGTCGTCGAGATCATCGTGAAGAAGGGCGCCCGCGTCCGCTACACGACGATCCAGAACTGGTCCAACAACGTCTACAACCTCGTCACCAAGCGCGCGACCTGCGAGGCCGGCGCGACGATGGAGTGGGTCGACGGCAACATCGGCTCCAAGGTGACGATGAAGTACCCCGCCATCTACCTCATGGGTGAGCACGCCAAGGGCGAGACGCTGTCCATCGCCTTTGCGGGCGAGGGCCAGCACCAGGACGCCGGCGCCAAGATGGTGCACGCGGCGCCGCACACCTCGTCGTCCATCCTGAGCAAGTCGGTGGCGCGCGGCGGCGGGCGCACGTCGTACCGGGGGCTGATCCAGGTCAACGAGGGCGCGCACGGCTCGAAGTCCAACGTGCTGTGCGACGCGCTGCTCGTCGACCAGATCAGCCGCAGCGACACCTACCCCTACGTCGACATCCGCGAGGACGACGTGTCCATGGGTCACGAGGCGAGCGTCTCGAAGGTCTCCGACGACCAGCTCTTCTACCTCATGTCGCGCGGCATGGAGCAGGACGAGGCGATGGCGATGATCGTGCGCGGCTTCGTCGAGCCGATCGCCAAGGAGCTGCCGATGGAGTACGCCCTCGAGCTCAACCGCCTCATCGAGCTGCAGATGGAGGGCGCGGTCGGCTGA
- a CDS encoding helix-turn-helix transcriptional regulator, whose product MARSILENGPSTAADLALRLDLTAAAVRRHLDHLVAEEVVESRERKVYGTRGRGRPAKVFGLTEAGRDSFDQQYDDLAVQALRFLAETQGEGAVLEFARRRVAFVEGDYAAVTAVDPELSPAEALARVFTQNGYAASVRDLAPVNGVSMGEQLCQQHCPVSHVAHEFPQLCEAETEAIGRVLGTHVQRLATIAHGDGVCTTCIPQTLKPDLEQDPTKEQS is encoded by the coding sequence GTGGCTCGGTCGATCCTCGAGAACGGCCCGAGCACGGCCGCCGACCTCGCCCTGCGCCTCGACCTCACCGCCGCGGCCGTGCGCCGCCACCTCGACCACCTCGTGGCCGAGGAAGTCGTGGAGTCGCGCGAGCGCAAGGTCTACGGCACCCGGGGCCGCGGGCGGCCCGCCAAGGTGTTCGGCCTCACCGAGGCCGGTCGCGACAGCTTCGACCAGCAGTACGACGACCTCGCCGTGCAGGCGCTCCGGTTCCTGGCCGAGACGCAGGGCGAGGGCGCCGTCCTTGAGTTCGCCCGCCGCCGGGTGGCCTTCGTCGAGGGCGACTACGCCGCCGTCACGGCCGTCGACCCCGAGCTGAGCCCCGCCGAGGCGCTGGCCCGGGTGTTCACCCAGAACGGCTACGCCGCCTCGGTGCGCGACCTGGCGCCGGTCAACGGCGTCAGCATGGGCGAGCAGCTGTGCCAGCAGCACTGCCCCGTGTCCCACGTCGCCCACGAGTTCCCCCAGCTCTGCGAGGCCGAGACCGAGGCCATCGGCCGCGTCCTCGGCACCCACGTCCAACGCCTGGCGACCATCGCCCACGGCGACGGCGTCTGCACCACCTGCATCCCCCAGACCCTCAAGCCGGACCTCGAGCAGGACCCCACGAAGGAGCAGTCATGA
- a CDS encoding TetR/AcrR family transcriptional regulator, translating into MVQTAYHHGDLRVALVQTAFEAARTGGTEAIVMREVTRRAGVTPRAAYRHFLDRDALVRAVAQRALAELAAAVDDRLEVRNDADGPDGRQMLQAVGEAYIAFALDEPGLFDAAFFAMDDMLSSTSPEATARSGLSPYQQLELALAALVREGRLAEEHVGDATITCWSGVHGYATLTARGPLRELPRELIDDQGRRLVASLVDAVTALTGPTTKGNLP; encoded by the coding sequence ATGGTCCAGACCGCGTACCACCACGGCGACCTGCGCGTCGCCCTCGTGCAGACGGCCTTCGAGGCCGCCCGCACCGGCGGCACGGAGGCGATCGTGATGCGGGAGGTCACCCGGCGTGCGGGCGTCACCCCGCGTGCGGCCTACCGCCACTTCCTCGACCGCGACGCGCTCGTGCGCGCGGTGGCCCAGCGTGCGCTCGCCGAGCTGGCCGCCGCGGTCGACGACCGGCTCGAGGTCCGCAACGACGCCGACGGTCCCGACGGCCGGCAGATGCTCCAGGCCGTGGGGGAGGCCTACATCGCCTTCGCGCTCGACGAGCCGGGCCTGTTCGACGCGGCGTTCTTCGCGATGGACGACATGCTCAGCTCGACGTCCCCGGAGGCCACGGCGCGCTCGGGGCTCTCGCCCTACCAGCAGCTCGAGCTGGCGCTGGCCGCCCTGGTGCGCGAGGGCCGGCTGGCCGAGGAGCACGTCGGCGACGCGACCATCACCTGCTGGTCCGGGGTGCACGGCTATGCCACGCTGACGGCGCGCGGTCCGCTCCGCGAGCTGCCGCGCGAGCTCATCGACGACCAGGGCCGTCGCCTCGTGGCCTCGCTGGTCGACGCGGTGACCGCGCTCACGGGCCCGACCACTAAGGGCAACCTTCCTTGA
- a CDS encoding ATP-binding cassette domain-containing protein, whose amino-acid sequence MTSSVAIEARNLVKTFGDKTAVDDVSFTVPTGSVLGLLGPNGAGKTTTVRMMTTLTRPTSGTGSVAGHDILTAPRDVRRSMGLTGQAATVDELLTGKENLQLIGSLYGLSPAYIRRATSDLLERFSLAEAGDKIAKTYSGGMRRRLDLAVSLIATPPVLFLDEPTTGLDPRSRLELWEVLRDLVSDGTTLLLTTQYLEEADQLADNIVVIDRGTVIAEGTPLQLKDQSGAASLVVTVSHAEDLPIAEQMLRAHVEAVHVEPGARQLTAPAEGLEHMTRVASLFAESRIELDDLGLKRPSLDDVFLHLTGHRAEDAPAGDHESNATEEVPA is encoded by the coding sequence ATGACGAGCTCGGTGGCCATCGAGGCCCGCAACCTGGTGAAGACGTTCGGCGACAAGACGGCCGTGGACGACGTGAGCTTCACCGTGCCGACCGGATCGGTGCTGGGCCTGCTCGGGCCCAACGGCGCCGGCAAGACCACGACCGTGCGGATGATGACGACCCTGACCCGGCCCACGTCGGGCACCGGGTCGGTGGCCGGTCACGACATCCTCACAGCCCCGCGCGACGTACGACGCAGCATGGGGCTGACCGGCCAGGCCGCCACCGTGGACGAGCTCCTGACCGGCAAGGAGAACCTTCAGCTGATCGGGTCGCTCTACGGCCTGTCCCCCGCCTACATCCGGCGCGCCACGAGCGACCTGCTCGAGCGCTTCTCCCTCGCCGAGGCCGGCGACAAGATCGCCAAGACCTACTCCGGCGGCATGCGCCGGCGCCTCGACCTGGCCGTCAGCCTCATCGCGACGCCGCCGGTGCTGTTCCTCGACGAGCCGACCACCGGGCTCGACCCGCGCAGCCGGCTCGAGCTGTGGGAGGTCCTGCGCGACCTGGTCAGCGACGGCACCACGCTCCTGCTGACGACGCAGTACCTCGAGGAGGCCGACCAGCTCGCCGACAACATCGTGGTCATCGACCGCGGCACGGTGATCGCCGAGGGCACGCCGCTGCAGCTCAAGGACCAGTCGGGGGCCGCGTCCCTGGTCGTCACCGTCTCCCACGCCGAGGACCTGCCGATCGCCGAGCAGATGCTGCGCGCGCACGTGGAGGCGGTGCACGTCGAGCCGGGCGCCCGCCAGCTCACCGCACCGGCCGAGGGCCTCGAGCACATGACCCGCGTCGCCAGCCTCTTCGCGGAGAGCCGGATCGAGCTCGACGACCTCGGCCTCAAACGACCCAGCCTCGACGACGTGTTCCTGCACCTGACCGGCCACCGGGCCGAGGACGCGCCCGCCGGCGACCACGAGAGCAACGCCACCGAGGAGGTGCCCGCATGA
- a CDS encoding ABC transporter permease produces the protein MTNTDQGSRLTPRPALERPEIVQTGLARQSLAIVRRNLTHIKRMPEMLLDVTIQPVMFVLLFAFVFGSSIEVDTEGGYKAWLLAGIMAQTIAFASFIVAVGLTADLEKGIVDRMRSLPINPAAVLVGRSISSLMHSSIGLVIMSVTGLFIGWRIHTNVAEAALGYVLLLGWGFAMIWIGIWVGSAMRSVEAVNGVMFATMFPITFLANTFGPTDNMPSWLRTVAEWNPISSLTQAVRELWGNDTPLPADAALPLQHPVAFTIGWIVLITVVVAPLAIRTFNRRTAD, from the coding sequence ATGACCAACACCGACCAGGGCTCGCGCCTGACACCACGCCCCGCGCTCGAGCGCCCCGAGATCGTGCAGACCGGCCTGGCGCGCCAGTCGCTCGCCATCGTGAGGCGCAACCTGACGCACATCAAGCGCATGCCGGAGATGCTGCTCGACGTCACCATCCAGCCGGTGATGTTCGTCCTGCTCTTCGCCTTCGTCTTCGGCAGCTCGATCGAGGTCGACACCGAGGGCGGCTACAAGGCGTGGCTGCTCGCCGGCATCATGGCCCAGACGATCGCCTTCGCCTCCTTCATCGTGGCGGTCGGCCTGACGGCGGACCTCGAGAAGGGCATCGTCGACCGGATGCGCTCGCTGCCCATCAACCCCGCCGCGGTGCTGGTCGGCCGGTCGATCTCGAGCCTCATGCACTCCTCGATCGGCCTGGTCATCATGTCGGTCACCGGCCTGTTCATCGGCTGGCGCATCCACACCAACGTCGCCGAGGCTGCCCTGGGCTACGTCCTGCTGCTGGGCTGGGGCTTCGCGATGATCTGGATCGGCATCTGGGTGGGCTCCGCCATGCGGTCGGTGGAGGCCGTCAACGGCGTCATGTTCGCCACCATGTTCCCGATCACGTTCCTAGCCAACACCTTCGGGCCCACCGACAACATGCCCAGCTGGCTGCGGACGGTCGCGGAGTGGAACCCGATCTCCAGCCTCACCCAGGCCGTGCGGGAGCTGTGGGGCAACGACACCCCGCTGCCCGCCGACGCGGCCCTGCCGCTGCAGCACCCCGTCGCCTTCACCATCGGCTGGATCGTGCTGATCACCGTGGTCGTGGCGCCCCTGGCGATCCGGACGTTCAACCGGCGCACCGCCGACTGA
- a CDS encoding ABC transporter ATP-binding protein: MPPAPSSVDPAVDISGLVMAYGDKVAVDGLSLDVARGSITAVLGPNGAGKTTTLETCEGYRVPQQGTVRVLGLDPQRDRAALLPRIGVMLQSGGAWSGVRAGEMLEHMASLHAHPLDTAMLSDRLGLGDCGRTPYRRLSGGQKQRLGLAIALVGRPELVFVDEPTAGMDPQARRTTWEMLREIRADGVTVVLTTHHMDEAEQLADRIHIIDRGTVIASGTPAELTRGGRSATIRLVVNRPFPDGAPESLRAELGPETEVRQLDEVSMLIHGPADSSTLGLVSRWCERHDVLPQTLNLGQRTLEDVFLELTGRELAP, from the coding sequence GTGCCGCCCGCCCCCTCCTCCGTCGACCCGGCCGTCGACATCTCGGGGCTCGTGATGGCCTACGGCGACAAGGTGGCCGTCGACGGCCTCTCCCTCGACGTCGCCCGCGGCTCCATCACCGCGGTCCTCGGACCCAACGGTGCCGGGAAGACCACGACGCTGGAGACCTGCGAGGGCTACCGCGTCCCGCAGCAGGGCACCGTGCGCGTGCTCGGGCTCGACCCGCAGCGCGACCGCGCGGCCCTGCTCCCCCGGATCGGCGTGATGCTCCAGTCCGGCGGCGCCTGGAGCGGCGTACGGGCCGGGGAGATGCTGGAGCACATGGCCTCGCTGCACGCGCACCCGCTCGACACCGCGATGCTGAGCGACCGGCTCGGCCTCGGCGACTGCGGCCGTACGCCCTACCGGCGGCTGTCCGGCGGGCAGAAGCAGCGGCTGGGCCTGGCCATCGCCCTCGTCGGCCGGCCCGAGCTCGTCTTCGTCGACGAGCCCACCGCAGGGATGGACCCGCAGGCGCGGCGCACCACGTGGGAGATGCTGCGGGAGATCCGCGCCGACGGCGTGACCGTCGTGCTCACCACTCACCACATGGACGAGGCCGAGCAGCTCGCCGACCGCATCCACATCATCGACCGGGGCACCGTGATCGCCAGCGGCACGCCCGCCGAGCTCACCCGCGGGGGACGCTCCGCCACGATCCGCCTCGTCGTCAACCGGCCGTTCCCCGACGGTGCCCCCGAGTCGCTGCGCGCCGAGCTCGGCCCCGAGACGGAGGTGCGCCAGCTCGACGAGGTCAGCATGCTCATCCACGGCCCTGCCGACTCGAGCACGCTCGGCCTCGTCTCGCGGTGGTGCGAGCGGCACGACGTGCTGCCCCAGACGCTGAACCTCGGCCAGCGCACCCTCGAGGACGTCTTCCTCGAGCTCACCGGACGCGAGCTCGCCCCGTGA